DNA sequence from the Salmo trutta unplaced genomic scaffold, fSalTru1.1, whole genome shotgun sequence genome:
gacatactagactccacatagaactacctagacataaaccaaaacccggacatactaaatcaaacaccctttacacaaacacaccaccccgaaccacataaaacaaataccctctgtcacgccctgaccaaactacaaaacaattaaccttatatactggccaggacgtgacagtaatatactgtatattaagaTATATTATCTTAAAATATATATTAAGAAATATTATCTTAAATTGTATATTAAGATATATTCTCTTAAATTGTATATTAAGATATATTATCTTAAATTGTATATTAAGATATATTCTCTTAAATTGTATATTAAGATATATTATCTTAAATTGTATATTAAGATATATAATCTTAAATTGTATATTAAGATATATTCTATTAAATTGTATATTAAGATATATTATCTTAAATTGTATATTAAGATATATTATGTTAAATTGTATATAAAGCTATATTATCTTAAATTATATATTAAGGGTGATTGTTATAACAGCTTCTTACCAGGTGTTGTGGAGTTTGGTTCTGGGCCTCCTTCAGAGACTCCTGGTAGCGTTGATGTGTTCTCTGGAGAAACTGCATGATGTCTGGTGGACCCTGGACTGTTCTGATCAGCACCTGGCtcatacacacatttacacacacagaccaacttatcttcagatagctagggatGACAACCacgtatcacagtcatagtaagtaaaacgttactgtatttgttttttttaatgtattttcttTTCACCTGCAGCATGGTGATGACTCTGTCCAGGTATAGCATCTCCTGGTGGCAGAAGTCAGCATAGCAGTGGGCAGGCAGACGTCTGGAATATATCCCTCTGAGGAAGGCTGAGTAGAGGGTCTCATCTGCTACTCTCTCACTGGTCTCCCACAGGACGTCATAAATACTCACCTCTTCAACCAGCTCTGGgccgggggaggggggagagagagagaaagatatatatttttgtttgtatTGCTTTGGTGcagttttcacaagtatgtggtaaatTTTAGCAACGCTttgtacaaaactcaaaacagttCATCAAAAAGAcagttgtttcaaaactctaagcacattttTTAATTGAATATTACAACACATACAATCATACAGTCACTTATTCACCCAACTTAgtcagtgtttcatctagaaatacatgTTTCACATTGCTAGTTATATAGCAGTTGATTCAACAGTGGGAAGTTAGCTACATTAAACTAGTTCTATAGCAGTTAATTCAACAGTGGGAAGTTAGCTACATTAAACTAGTTATATAGCAGTTAATTCAACAGTGGGAAGTTAGCTACATTAAACTAGTTGATGCAGTTACCAAAACAGCTGTATAGTTTGACTGgtataagttatttctgttgtaATTTTAGATTTGAATAGCAGAGTAGACTAATAATATGCTCTACGTTTTTGTCGAAGCTACTGGGAAAGGGGTCAAAATAGCTGATTCGTGTCAAAGTCACATTGTTTAGAGTGAACAGAATGTTGGAAGTCAGATTTAAAATGGGAGATTTAAATAAAGGGAACTTTATAATGTTGAAGATATCCCATTAAAGAGGAACAGATTTTCTAGGAGGAAAAAAAGCTTAATAGTTTAAAAACAATTCCAGATCGGTCAACACGTTTTAAAGGGCAATGCGTTCACAAGTGTCATTAATCATCAGACAGTTGTCATCTTCTTAATGTCAGAGTGCCATTCAACAAGGAGCTGCACCTGTAACTAACCACTATCAGACATCAGAAACTTCTTGATCTCTTAGATCTGGCAAGCCTAGGCAATGGGACAAAACATTCCTACCTCTCTCGTGTGCTTTTTTCTGACTTGGTAATGCTGCTAAACCAGATCTAAAAGAAaatgaagaaaataaatacatgaatgTAATTTAGTGTTAATATGGTCTCTGTGAAAACATGTCCAGATACAAGACAGTGTTATCCTGCTACCTTGTCTCCATCGAACACACATAGAACCTCAGCTCTCCACAGGACACGTCATTCCAGCCCTGCCCACCTGTTGTCAAGGCAACAACAAATCACACTTCAGTTATTTCAATGtactcagagtgtgtgtgtgtgtgtgtgtgtgtgtgtgtgtgtgtgtgtgtgtacctccagTGTGTAGCTCCATACAGTTCTCCCCCTGTCCAGAGTTACTGGGCTCATCCTCCTCCCAGTAAACATCGTCAACAGCAGAGCCGTCACTCCACAGCCACATCCCCTCCTTATCACAGAAaaacattgattggttgattccacggCTTTTTGTTTTTAAACAGAAAGTACATTGAGCTTTTGCCTGTGTAACCTGTAGACATTTGACAGATTgattgacagactgactgactgatgaatTATTGACCCAGTTTACCTGAGCTGCATCGTAGCCTCCTATCCAGACCGGCTGGTATGTGTGTCTCCTGACCAGATCCTGGACAAACATCTGTTGACCAGGGCTGTGAACCGACACCAGGTTCCCTCTGTGCTGGGAGCAGTACGACTAGAGGGACAGCCAGAGAACACTGTGTTAGCTCGCTGAGCTAAAGCCCAGGCAGTACCTCAGGGAGCAAAGATCAATGCAGGCTAGAAATTGACATTTCCTGAAGTAAATGTGTGCTTGCTAGTCTTGAAGTATCAATGGTTGTGAAATAGTAGTAGTAATTAGTAATTGTCTCTCCCTGTTACAAGTGTTACCTCTGCAGTGGCCCAGGTGGCCCAGACGGGGTAGAAGGAGAAGCAGCGATGCTCATTCTGATGCCACCCGGCTGGGCATGGTGACTGGGAGTCcaccccttccacctcctcctctgtaGTGTTCACCACCCCCGAGGCAGCATCCACCCCTGGaagaacaacaacacacaccGACAGTATGTACTGTTCAAGAGCTGTGGTTGACTTAGTTTACCTGGTACATTGAAGCAATTAATGGAAtaatcccaaaagtgcaaactaaGCTAGATCAAGTAGCACCTCAATTACTTTCTAGAATTTAaagttgtgtttgaccagataccaTGCAATTTTACAgttaacaaattgacaacagactttcagcacgcttatagagaaggacattcaacatgCACGGCGTTTACAAAAATGGTTGATGATTGGCTGAGTGAAAAtcatgataaaaagattgtgggagctgttttgttagacttgtGTGTGGCCTTTGACGTTATCAATCAAAGTCTgatgctggaaaaatgtatgtgttatggctttacaccacctgctatattgtggataaagagttacctgaccttcctagttaaatataggttacATGGTTTTTTAAATTACAGAACACAGAAGGTGTTCTTTATCATTGAATTAAActatttacacacacactgtttcatTTCAAGTTTCAACTTTTATATTTACCTGTTGCGAGGTGCAGAGCCATCACTGCCCAACAAAGCAGCAGAGACATCCTAACAACCGATCTACAGAGGAAACAATGATATTATGTTACATAACATAACTTAACATTTAATAACCTTTAATAGTGTTAAAGGGATCATGAATACCATTTTAACGTCTCTGTGCGCATTATGAAGGAAGGTAGTGGTTGTTTCACGAGCAAATGCTAtatagcattagcacaatgactggaagtctccaGGTACGGTAGCATTGCTAatgtacctgtagacttccagtcattgcgctagaaTCGTACATTATGCATTTAACATAACTTAATTTaaaattttgcaatattctgagtacatagcctgccatcacggctagctaatttgacacccaccaagtttggccctcaccaaactcagatttactataagaaaaattggattacctttgctgttcttcgtcagaatgcactcccaggagttctacttcaacaacaaatgttgttttggttccaaataatccatagttatatccaaatagctccgttttgttcgttcgttcaagtcactatccgaagggtgacgcgcgagtgcatttcgtgacataaaatttcaaaatattccattaccgtacttcgaagcatgtcaaatgctgtttaaaatctatttttatgctacttttctcttaaaatagcgataatattccaaccgggcgacgttgtattcattcaaaggctgaaagaaaaaaaaagagaattctcatgaacgcgcatctccagtgtcactgttctcagcctgaccactcacaaatactcctgctgttcttcgcccagagacaggagacacgtcattacactttctggcgccttctgagagccaatggaagccttagaaaatgtcacgttacagcagatatgctgtattttcgatagagatgcaacagaaggagaacaaattgtcagacagggcacttcctgtatggaatcttctcaggttttggcctgccatatgagttctgttatactcacagacaccattcaaacagttttagatattttagagtgttttctatccaaatctactaattatatgcatattctcgtttctgggcaagagtagtaaccagtttaaatcgggtacgttttttatccggccgtgcaaatacttccccctagccccaacaggttttaagagaggtgtgttttctgtttccCGTTCATGTAGCTTGATTTGATtgccgtgtgtgtttgtctcctgagtgagtttcTAGCCCCATAGTTTGTTGTTTTCCCAGTGTTACTGTGATCCTTCTGTtaccgtttctcagtaaagttttttagtttatccttaaccactgattcctcgtctggtctcttctctgctcctGGGTCCAACCTCATATCGTCACAGGTAggattggtatacagaagatagcccttcttggtaaaagaccaagtccatattatggcaagaacagctcaaagagaaacaacagtccatcattactttaagacatgaatgtcagtcaatacggaacatttcaagaactttgaaagtttcttcaaatgcagtcgcaaaaaccatcaaacactatgatgaaactggctctcatgaggacgccacaggaaaggaagacccagtgttaCCTCTGCTTCAGAAGGTAAGTTCATTAGTTTCCAGCCtcagatattgcagcccaaataaatgcttcacagatttcaattaacagacatctcaacatcaagtgttcagaggagactgcatgaatcaggcattcatgatcgaattgctacaaagcaaccattagaccggtggaaacctgtcctttgttctgatgagtccaaatttcagatttttggttccaactgctgtgtctttgtgagacgcagagtaggttaaTGAAGGatatctgcatgtgtggttcccacagtgaagcatgaaaTGGAGAAAGTgctgtggtggtgctttgctgtgacactgtcagtgatttatttacaatttaagatacacttgaccagcatggctaccacagcattctgcagcaatacaccataccatctggtttgatcttagtgggactatgatttgttttcaacaggacaatgacccagcacacatccaggctgtgtaaggactatttgaccaagaatgagagtaatggagtgctgcatcagatgacctggcctccacaatcacccaccctcaacccaattgagatggtttgggatgagttggaccgcagagtgaaggaaaagcagccaacaagagctcagcatatgtgggaacccaagactgttggaaaagcattccaggtgaagctggttgagagaatctcaagagtgtgtaaagttgtcatcaagacaaagggtggctactttgaagaatccaaaatcacaaatatattttgatttgtttaacactttttttactACACGatgccatatgagttatttcatagttttgatgccttcactattcttctacaatgtagaaaacagtaaaaaattaagaaaaagccttgaatgaggtgtgtccaaacttttgacttgtactgtacatatttacaAAAACATAGATGGGGTTTATGGGTGAGGAGAACGGAAACCATGTTTGAATAACAAGAACTGGCACACACTGCTCAGACTGACAGTGGAAATGGTTACGCCATTTGCTACAGTTAAAAGTGCTTGCTTCTcgcccatcctggtcaaaacatcTTCCCCATATTGCAGGAGCAACATATTTATCTTAGAAAAGTGGACTGCCAGGACcgcattttacattcataaaccaCGCCAATGGCTGTTTTAAAACTACTCGCGCGTCGAGGTTGCTGACCGTTTGTTTACACTTTGTTCAGTCACGTTACCTAATTGGCTAGCTGCAGTATCATTCATAACAATCTTCATAACACATTTAGTCAACATCATTCATAATGAGTTTTCAAAATAGAAGTCCCCTTAAAAAGATCTAAGTTTAGCATTTTCACTGCCACAGTAGCCAACCCTCTGAGACACTACTTACATAAAAGGCATTCACATTCACAGAGATAGCAGTTAGTGACTATGTGCGTTGAGTTTGTATGTTGCCTTTTCTGACAACAGTCCTTAGAATTATCATTAATAATCATATTGAATTAGACTTTTTATTTGCTAGTATCCAAGAAAAGGCAAATCGGACAGAATACCTGTCCTAGAGTGAGTTCTGGTCTAGAGCATCAATCATAAATGCCATGTTAGGCCTACAGTGTGTTCTCTGCCAAGATACTGAGAAACCAACCAAATTAGAAACCAAAACAACATGTGTTCTTAGGCTACTCTGGAACCAGTTAAAGTAGTTGGGAAAGGTTGATCGCCATATGCAATGACTAAAGTAAAGCTCCCTCTACTTTAACTTCATTTTTCTACAAGAGGTGGGGAAACGCATAGGTAAAATTATGGAAGGTGGATAAATGGTTTTTAAGTGCATTTACCCTCCACTTCATTACTGTCTGGAACCAAATAAGTTGGAATACACCATTGTTTGAATACCATGGCAACCATGTTTAAATTCCACAAACTGGAACACACTGCTTAGAGAGACAATGGAAAACAGGCTAAACAGTAACTCAGCAACAACCCAGAACAATCTGATCATAATCCTTTCAGGGAACTGAACTGGCTTCCATTTGATCTCTGGTTGATGCAGATCAAACTGTTAATGGTTTTTAAAGTAGTACATGACATTCAGTTACCTGTCTGGTCATTTTAATTTCATTACAGACTCTCATAGCATCACACCAGAGCCAGTGTTGCCAATATCAGACCGCTGCGCTATAGGAGCCTGGCTGGAAAAAGCTATTTCCTTAACACTGGTGCAGAGGAATGGAGTTGTGTACCAAAACAGATCAAAATCCATCCATAAGTTATGAAGTTAAGGCAAACCTTAAGGAATGTATTAAGACAGAACAGGCTAAGAGAAAGTATaatattctgaacaaaaatataaacacaacatgtaaagtcaaagatcccagaaatgttccatacacacaaaaagcttatttctctcaacatgttgtgcacaaatttatatacatccttgttagtgagcatttctcctttgacaagataatccatccacctgacaggtgtggcatatcaagaagctgattaaacagcatgatcattatacaggtgtacattctgctggggacaataaaaggccactctaaaatgtgcagttttgtcacaacaacacaatgccacagatgtctcaagttttgagggagcatgcaattgtcatgctgactgcaggaatgtccaacagtgCTGTGGCCAGATAATTTCATGTAAACTTCtcaaccataagccacctccaatgtcattttagagaatttggcaggacATGCAACAGGTCTCACAACTGTAGAACATGTCTGACCACACCTGCACAGGAGCttcatctggcttcttcacctgctggatcatctgagaccagccacccagacagctgatgaaactgtgggtttgcacaaccaaagaatttgtgctcaaactgtcagaaaccgtctcaggggagcccatctgcgtgctcgtcgaaCTCGCCGATattttgacctgactgcagttcggcattgtaactgacttcagtggacaaatgctcacctttgatggtcacgctggagaagtgtgctcttcacgaaagaatcccggtttcaactgtaccgggcagatggcagacactGTGTATGGTGTCGTATTGgtaagtggtttgctgatgtcaacgttgtgaacagagtgtcccacgGTGGCaggggggttatggtatggggcaggcataaactacaatgaacacaattgcattttatcaatggtaatttgaatgcacagagataccttgacgagatcctgaggccccttgtcgtgccattcatccgccgccgtcacctcatgtttcagcattattatgcacggccccatgtcgcaaggatctgtacacaattccaggaAGCTGTACATGTctcaattcttccatggcctgcacactcaccagaTATGTCAATCAGTGAGCATGTTTTGGGACGCTCTGCATCAACAGAATTCCAcctgccacaatcaacagcctgatcaactctaggcgaaggagatgtgtgaggcaaatgatggttacaccagatactgactagctGTCTGATCCACACCCATACCTTTTATAAAGttatctttgaccaacagatgcatatctgtatttgcAGTCATGTTGAATCCATAGATAAGGGCTAATGAATGAATTTACATTGACTGGTTTCCTTataagaactgtaactcagtaaaatcttttaaattgttgcatgttgagttgaTATTTTTTGTTCAATGTAGTATTAATGAAACTATTTGTATTCATATTATAATTTTgtgtatatattttgttattatgtATTTTCAATTTTAACTTGTCATCTTCAATCATTTTAAATGGATTGTATACATctgtggttgtattgtgtttttaCATTGTCAAATCTAATCCTCTAGCGGGTCActgaacacaccttccacgtcgttCATTACTTTCCATTGAACccatagcccctcgttgattatccctcaCATAACATTGATTAGATGGTATGACTTGAATTGAAGGATTTTCCCTTTTGCCTTGACATTGGCAGGATGTTTTTACACAAGGAAGGGAATCCTCCATATTACCTTTTTAAAAGGgtatttttctttgttttcttACAGTTTAGAGTATATGTATTGTggttaggggttgtttctggactggAATGCCaggtccactttgacattatgctgAAGTTTTTCTAAATGGAAATTCAGTCCACCACTGTGTCTTGTCTGATGTACACATCTATGGATGGAATCCTTGCAACATTCCCTATTTCTCCACTAAACCACTGGTTTGTTACTCATACACCGCATATCGTTGTAACAGGGGAGATGTTGTTTTTAGTTAGGCTATAGAAAATATAACAAGTAGTGAAATAACACAAACATTCTGAAAGCGGTTAAATATTTATTTCAAGAAAAATacacagccaagctgtcttcctCAGGGTATAAAGCAAAGTGTATGTATTTCACCAAGAGAAAATGAATGGCGCCAGACATCTGTATACCCAATGTGACATTTTATgcctttccctaaccttaacccaaacctcAGTGAAGCAATACCTGAAATTAACCTAACATTAAGCATAATCAATAGTTTTTTTCGGCCGGTTGAATATCCAATTCCTAGTCCTATACATTGGGACGAATTTCAGCATAGTTTTTAATGACAGTAGAGAAGCGAATGACTTTGACCTCTTTGGTTTTGGTCTTCTTGTCATCCCACTGGTACTCTGGAGACAACAGCTTGCTGGGCTTGTTGTAAAGCAGGTACCTGTTGAGGTGACTCTCCTCCTGCCAGGCAGCCTCGATGGAATTCCTCGCGTCCTCTTCAAGCTGGTTCCGACATACCTTTGTTAGTGTGTACACATCCTCCACGGACCCTCCGAACACAGCCCCGGTGTAGTAGTAGTCTCCCTCATCCATGGGGATGTAGGCTGTCGAGGCTGGACGCCGTTCATATGTGAAGTGGTCACGGGTCGCCTGGTAAAACCATGGGTGAATCACAGCAACCAGCCTGCCCAGAGACTCGGCCCCCCAGCGAGCATGAAACTTGCTGTACACGTCCAGACAGAAGATGTAGTCGGCCTCCCTGCTGATCTGACGTTCGATGGCTGTCTGAATGGTCTTCATCTTCCGGGCTGATATCTCCTGCCAGCGGTTTGAACC
Encoded proteins:
- the LOC115183190 gene encoding uncharacterized protein LOC115183190, encoding MSLLLCWAVMALHLATGVDAASGVVNTTEEEVEGVDSQSPCPAGWHQNEHRCFSFYPVWATWATAESYCSQHRGNLVSVHSPGQQMFVQDLVRRHTYQPVWIGGYDAAQEGMWLWSDGSAVDDVYWEEDEPSNSGQGENCMELHTGGGQGWNDVSCGELRFYVCSMETRSGLAALPSQKKAHERELVEEVSIYDVLWETSERVADETLYSAFLRGIYSRRLPAHCYADFCHQEMLYLDRVITMLQVLIRTVQGPPDIMQFLQRTHQRYQESLKEAQNQTPQHLNLSSIQPSAAVRQYLQSFHDIVNEEPIYWLVSLLPRALLRPYLAKNLPLGERTRPGPRPCLYPWLSLFPCPCYQWGGEDMKSDQRNQKDKSGTYYRPLLEKYQDVIDVYKAVNIFRVQMINEKALFTSSWFPTGDEEEVEDQPNLWSVESGPDVRVKL